The Paenibacillus uliginis N3/975 genome has a window encoding:
- the lepB gene encoding signal peptidase I yields the protein MGQVIPPGSSENGDASNSQGKPAEKNSWAAELWDWVKTIAIAFCIMVLLNMFVFNLSMVKGESMKPTLEASERLFINKLVYRFADPNRGDVIVLKDPSTGPDRKEFLVKRVIGLPGDTVEVKGHILYVNGEAQEEPYTDVPIEDPDFGPVTLEEGRYFVMGDNRHLRKSKDSREFGSVKESDIVGRAEFILWPLSKIKGL from the coding sequence ATGGGACAAGTAATTCCACCGGGTTCGAGTGAGAATGGAGATGCATCGAATTCCCAAGGGAAACCGGCCGAGAAGAATAGCTGGGCTGCTGAGCTGTGGGATTGGGTTAAGACGATTGCCATTGCATTTTGTATCATGGTTCTACTGAATATGTTTGTCTTTAATCTGTCTATGGTTAAAGGAGAATCGATGAAGCCGACACTGGAAGCGTCCGAGCGGCTGTTTATCAATAAATTGGTATACCGCTTTGCTGATCCAAACCGCGGTGACGTGATTGTGCTGAAGGATCCAAGTACCGGTCCGGACAGAAAGGAATTTCTTGTAAAAAGGGTTATTGGCCTTCCAGGTGACACGGTCGAGGTCAAGGGACATATTCTTTATGTGAATGGTGAGGCGCAAGAGGAACCTTATACAGACGTTCCGATCGAAGATCCTGATTTCGGTCCGGTTACCTTAGAGGAAGGCCGTTATTTTGTCATGGGTGATAACCGCCATCTTCGAAAGAGCAAGGACAGCCGCGAATTCGGAAGTGTAAAGGAGTCGGACATCGTAGGACGGGCGGAGTTTATTCTTTGGCCGTTGTCTAAAATAAAGGGACTGTAA
- the phnE gene encoding phosphonate ABC transporter, permease protein PhnE — MNTQMESERPQAPSKLKHYLTAAVILLLLWGSAVQTDATIKELVEGVPNMLDLLKEMFPPKWSYFDNILDAMLETIRMALVGTTLGAIAAVPVALLCASNLTKSKWVHHPVRLILNLIRTIPDLLLAAIFVAIFGLGPLPGIFALSVFSLGLIAKLTYEALETIDRGPLEAMTSVGANSVQRVVYGVIPQIQAHFISFVLYTFEINVRAAAILGLVGAGGIGHYYEVTLGFLEYDKTCMIIIFTLAVVLIIDYISTKMREKLL; from the coding sequence ATGAATACCCAGATGGAATCGGAACGCCCTCAAGCCCCAAGCAAGCTGAAGCATTATTTGACCGCGGCCGTCATTCTTCTGCTGCTATGGGGAAGTGCCGTTCAGACGGACGCCACAATTAAGGAACTTGTCGAGGGAGTACCCAATATGCTGGATCTCCTTAAGGAAATGTTCCCGCCGAAGTGGAGTTACTTCGACAATATCCTGGACGCCATGCTGGAGACGATCCGCATGGCGTTAGTGGGCACAACACTTGGCGCGATTGCAGCCGTTCCGGTCGCCCTACTGTGCGCAAGCAATTTGACAAAGAGCAAGTGGGTTCATCACCCGGTCCGTCTTATATTAAATCTCATCCGAACGATCCCGGATTTGCTCTTGGCCGCGATATTTGTGGCGATTTTCGGGCTCGGGCCTTTACCTGGCATATTCGCTCTATCTGTGTTCTCGTTAGGCCTGATCGCCAAGCTCACGTATGAAGCTCTGGAGACCATTGACCGCGGACCTCTGGAAGCGATGACCTCTGTCGGTGCCAACTCCGTGCAGCGTGTCGTTTACGGCGTCATTCCGCAGATTCAGGCTCACTTCATCTCGTTCGTCCTCTACACATTCGAAATCAACGTTCGGGCGGCCGCGATTCTCGGCCTGGTCGGTGCCGGGGGCATCGGCCACTACTATGAAGTCACGTTAGGATTTCTGGAATATGATAAGACGTGCATGATTATTATTTTCACACTAGCTGTCGTTCTGATCATCGATTATATAAGCACGAAGATGCGGGAGAAATTGTTATGA
- a CDS encoding efflux RND transporter periplasmic adaptor subunit, translating to MKKIIKWTVLVAVLAFVGYWGYGKMKPAAPVDPMMEEPQVISFPVTEETIMSTVQVKGRSEYGRETNVYTPFEAKVSSWKVVNGQQIKKGDILFNLEQKELRQQLQQKEAEQKKRKLEQEKKKQEQEKKKKEQELEEFILNQGLDNAPLGATEAERLKALAEQLKTLTEQENAQLSSQLEEVNDIIERQAMADLHDKLNLSTYRSPDSGIFLFDSTQKPQPQSVTANQYIGKIVDLNSLRFVAYVDENDVFSIKPGMAVEVKMPSIKDLRLKGKVVEVAKFAEAVTQEKQTSQTPQFKVIISLPKNDRLIGGLTLNGEIVSEQKDKAIVVPKLAVLTEGGESYVMVDKGNGQIERQDIKIGMVTLDKTEVLSGLKAGDSVVLQ from the coding sequence ATGAAGAAGATCATAAAATGGACGGTGCTTGTCGCTGTTCTGGCCTTCGTGGGCTATTGGGGATATGGAAAGATGAAGCCGGCAGCACCTGTCGATCCCATGATGGAAGAGCCGCAGGTCATTTCATTTCCTGTAACCGAGGAAACCATCATGTCGACCGTTCAGGTCAAGGGCAGGTCCGAGTATGGACGGGAAACGAATGTATACACACCTTTTGAAGCGAAGGTGTCATCCTGGAAAGTAGTGAACGGCCAACAGATCAAGAAAGGGGACATTCTCTTTAACCTGGAGCAAAAAGAGCTGCGCCAGCAGCTTCAACAGAAGGAAGCAGAGCAGAAGAAGCGGAAGTTGGAGCAGGAGAAGAAGAAGCAGGAGCAGGAGAAGAAGAAGAAGGAGCAGGAACTAGAGGAGTTCATTTTGAATCAGGGTTTGGACAATGCCCCACTTGGAGCTACGGAAGCCGAACGACTTAAGGCGTTAGCCGAGCAACTTAAGACGTTAACCGAGCAGGAAAATGCGCAGCTGAGCAGTCAGCTGGAAGAAGTAAACGACATTATTGAACGTCAGGCGATGGCTGACTTGCATGACAAATTGAATCTGTCTACGTACAGATCACCGGATTCAGGGATTTTTCTGTTCGACAGCACGCAAAAGCCGCAGCCGCAATCGGTGACAGCGAATCAATATATCGGAAAAATAGTTGATTTAAACTCTCTGCGCTTTGTGGCATATGTAGATGAAAATGATGTATTCAGCATTAAACCGGGCATGGCTGTCGAGGTGAAGATGCCTTCCATTAAGGACCTGCGCCTAAAGGGAAAAGTGGTGGAAGTGGCAAAATTCGCTGAGGCGGTCACCCAGGAGAAGCAAACTTCCCAGACACCACAGTTTAAGGTTATCATCTCGCTACCTAAAAATGACCGCTTAATCGGTGGGTTGACGCTCAACGGTGAGATTGTAAGCGAACAGAAGGATAAAGCCATTGTTGTTCCGAAGCTTGCTGTTCTGACTGAAGGCGGCGAATCGTACGTTATGGTGGACAAGGGAAATGGTCAAATTGAGCGGCAGGATATTAAGATCGGTATGGTAACGCTGGACAAAACAGAAGTTTTATCAGGACTTAAGGCCGGCGATTCAGTGGTCCTGCAGTAA
- a CDS encoding alpha/beta hydrolase, producing MSMVTGNNAPLSQMNDTATGLSTRMIRFKHIFLALILSVVFFLVFCFIALHAYIAWVLSNPTVAPLYSNPKLAKDMEYENVLFPSIDGKKNMSGWYIPAENSSRTIVFSHGYGANREETWIPMYDLAHYAHNLNFNVLMFDYGFASQTSKEVATGGKEEKRQLLGAIQLAKQRGAKQIVVWGFSMGAGTALQAGLETKDVDAMILDSSFLLEPDTLYHNIKNQIDLPRHPSLEILELLFPVLNGTSLDQIPYTEVKKNDYPFPTLFIHGTKDDKAPYPIAEKIAANQTHPDSDSWIVEGSRHELIFREYPREYLRRVSTFLGKLQSPDGPMPE from the coding sequence ATGAGCATGGTCACTGGTAATAACGCCCCACTCTCCCAAATGAACGATACAGCGACCGGTCTTTCTACCCGTATGATCCGGTTCAAACATATTTTTCTTGCTCTCATTTTGTCAGTCGTGTTCTTTCTCGTATTTTGCTTCATAGCTCTGCATGCCTATATCGCCTGGGTTTTGTCGAATCCTACCGTAGCCCCCCTCTACTCCAACCCAAAACTTGCGAAGGATATGGAATATGAGAATGTGCTTTTTCCTTCAATCGACGGGAAAAAGAATATGAGCGGCTGGTACATTCCTGCGGAAAACTCCTCGCGGACGATCGTATTTAGTCATGGTTACGGAGCCAATCGTGAGGAAACGTGGATTCCGATGTACGACCTTGCCCACTACGCGCACAATCTGAACTTTAATGTGCTCATGTTCGATTATGGTTTTGCATCCCAGACCAGCAAAGAGGTTGCTACTGGAGGTAAAGAAGAGAAACGGCAGCTTCTCGGTGCCATTCAACTGGCCAAGCAGCGTGGTGCGAAGCAAATCGTCGTCTGGGGTTTCTCCATGGGAGCAGGAACGGCTTTACAGGCTGGTTTGGAAACCAAGGATGTCGATGCAATGATACTCGACAGCTCTTTTTTGCTGGAACCGGACACCCTGTATCACAACATTAAAAACCAGATTGATCTGCCCCGCCATCCGTCACTTGAAATATTGGAGCTGTTGTTTCCTGTCTTGAACGGCACGAGTCTCGACCAAATTCCTTACACGGAAGTTAAAAAGAACGACTATCCGTTCCCGACGCTATTCATACACGGTACGAAAGACGACAAGGCGCCTTATCCGATCGCGGAAAAAATTGCGGCCAACCAGACCCATCCCGATTCCGATTCGTGGATTGTCGAGGGCTCACGTCATGAACTCATATTCCGGGAATATCCACGCGAGTATTTACGCCGAGTGTCCACATTCCTCGGAAAGCTGCAATCTCCCGACGGACCTATGCCTGAATAA
- a CDS encoding Fe-Mn family superoxide dismutase — translation MLYIYGAMLPARILEEVRFWKRQEMEHTEVIKAIVPGLEAPYVKLLDDWAVVFGETEKVADQLLSQVLASPGPLSPQLIAQIELLLRVSIEQSKEFIRHLYMMKSNSAAVRQVPLADTVLLHIIRESEYFIEVLEELSQPGALKRLIDHPDLIPGALKDPVATPFQVEEIEAVIQSVSSPPSKQQPVPIGGHRLPPLPYPYNALEPYIDEKTMRIHHDKHHQSYVDGLNKAETKLEEARKTGNFDLIKHWERELAFNGAGHYLHTLFWTIMNPKGGGAPQGELAQQIKKDFGSFERFKKQFTEAADKVEGGGWAILVWSPRSHRLEILQAEKHQNLSQWDVVPILALDVWEHAYYLKHQNNRKDYIKDWWNVIYWPEAAERFEQAKKLMWQPF, via the coding sequence ATGCTGTATATTTACGGAGCGATGCTCCCGGCAAGGATTTTGGAAGAAGTCCGCTTCTGGAAACGTCAGGAGATGGAACATACGGAAGTCATTAAAGCGATTGTCCCCGGTCTCGAGGCTCCTTATGTCAAACTGCTAGACGATTGGGCTGTTGTATTCGGAGAAACGGAAAAGGTGGCGGATCAGCTGCTCAGTCAAGTCCTTGCTTCCCCGGGCCCGCTGTCTCCACAACTTATCGCCCAGATCGAACTGCTGCTGCGGGTCTCCATCGAACAATCGAAGGAATTCATACGCCATCTGTATATGATGAAGAGCAACAGTGCTGCCGTAAGGCAAGTCCCCCTTGCCGATACGGTACTGCTTCACATTATCCGGGAGTCAGAATATTTCATTGAGGTTCTGGAGGAGCTCAGCCAACCTGGGGCACTGAAACGTCTGATCGATCATCCTGATCTTATCCCAGGTGCTTTAAAGGACCCGGTAGCCACACCGTTTCAGGTCGAGGAAATTGAAGCCGTCATCCAAAGCGTCTCCTCCCCCCCTTCCAAGCAACAACCTGTCCCTATCGGAGGTCACCGTCTTCCTCCACTTCCTTATCCGTATAATGCGCTTGAACCATACATTGATGAGAAGACCATGCGCATCCACCATGACAAACATCATCAAAGTTATGTTGACGGTCTTAACAAGGCAGAGACCAAACTGGAGGAAGCTCGCAAAACCGGCAATTTCGATCTGATCAAGCATTGGGAGCGTGAGCTTGCGTTTAACGGCGCGGGCCATTATCTTCACACTTTATTCTGGACCATCATGAACCCGAAGGGCGGCGGAGCTCCCCAGGGAGAGCTTGCACAGCAAATCAAAAAAGATTTTGGAAGCTTCGAGCGATTCAAGAAGCAGTTTACGGAAGCGGCGGATAAAGTCGAGGGAGGCGGCTGGGCGATCCTGGTCTGGAGCCCTCGCAGCCACCGTCTAGAAATACTGCAGGCTGAAAAACATCAAAACTTGTCCCAGTGGGATGTCGTCCCTATCCTTGCCCTCGATGTATGGGAGCACGCCTATTATCTTAAGCACCAGAACAATCGCAAGGATTACATCAAAGACTGGTGGAACGTCATATATTGGCCAGAGGCAGCGGAGCGCTTCGAGCAGGCGAAGAAACTTATGTGGCAGCCTTTCTAA
- the folE gene encoding GTP cyclohydrolase I FolE: MAGVKDYVNNKVGEHREQIEYHVEQILKLIGEDTEREGLLETPARVTRMYEEIFAGYEIDPRDVLGVTFDEQHEELVIVKDIVYYSQCEHHMAPFFGKVHIGYVPSGKIAGLSKLARLVEAVTRRLQVQERITSQIANIMVEVLQPQGVMVVVEGEHLCMCARGVKKPGSKTITSAVRGTFQSDSAQRAEFMSLIKN; the protein is encoded by the coding sequence GTGGCGGGCGTAAAAGATTATGTTAACAATAAAGTTGGGGAACATCGTGAGCAGATTGAATACCATGTAGAGCAAATTCTTAAGTTGATCGGTGAAGATACCGAGCGAGAGGGATTGCTGGAGACACCTGCCCGCGTGACACGGATGTACGAGGAGATTTTTGCCGGTTACGAGATCGATCCCCGTGACGTGCTCGGCGTCACGTTTGACGAGCAGCATGAGGAATTGGTTATCGTGAAGGACATCGTGTACTACAGCCAATGCGAGCACCATATGGCGCCGTTTTTCGGTAAAGTGCACATCGGTTATGTTCCTAGTGGCAAGATTGCAGGCTTAAGCAAGCTTGCACGCCTGGTAGAGGCGGTTACGCGCCGACTACAAGTACAAGAGCGTATCACTTCCCAGATTGCGAACATTATGGTTGAGGTGCTTCAACCACAAGGTGTTATGGTCGTAGTAGAAGGTGAGCATCTGTGCATGTGTGCTCGCGGCGTTAAGAAACCCGGCAGCAAGACGATTACTTCGGCGGTACGGGGAACATTCCAAAGCGATTCGGCACAGCGCGCCGAATTTATGTCGCTGATTAAGAACTAA
- a CDS encoding DUF2524 domain-containing protein, with amino-acid sequence MLHNRESRAGDDLHQLKQELAALRGLGAEDTETQERIRMENQISFIMNKCDINR; translated from the coding sequence ATCCTCCATAATAGGGAAAGTCGGGCTGGAGACGACCTTCATCAGCTCAAGCAGGAGCTGGCAGCCCTTCGGGGCCTGGGTGCAGAAGATACGGAAACTCAGGAACGCATCCGGATGGAGAATCAAATCTCGTTCATTATGAACAAGTGTGATATTAACCGTTAA
- a CDS encoding IclR family transcriptional regulator — translation MEDRKLTVRAVERALDILMCFTKNHELALTEISSLIGLHKSTVHRLMTTLEEKGFVVRDSRTDKYRLGMKIWELSTHLSHSDDPAVLLLPAMESLRDRLGETVSLYLRDGAERIRIQAVQSNQAIRRVAQVGTRLPLSVGASSKVLVAYASPSDQEELLNLPNWPDVVDKEQYRRQLVEIVEKGYAISIEEREPGAAAVSVPIIDRSGKIAAALSMSGPVNRLSAETLREYAPVLREAAREMGLMI, via the coding sequence ATGGAAGATCGCAAATTAACGGTGCGTGCCGTTGAACGGGCGCTTGATATATTAATGTGTTTTACAAAGAATCATGAATTGGCTTTAACGGAAATTTCCTCTCTCATTGGACTGCATAAAAGTACGGTACATCGACTGATGACCACTTTGGAGGAAAAAGGATTTGTCGTTCGGGATAGCCGAACGGACAAATACCGGCTAGGGATGAAAATATGGGAGCTGTCAACGCATTTATCGCACAGTGACGATCCGGCGGTATTGCTGCTGCCCGCCATGGAATCGCTTCGCGATCGGCTGGGGGAAACAGTAAGCCTGTATCTCCGGGATGGTGCGGAACGTATCCGTATACAGGCCGTACAAAGCAATCAGGCGATACGCCGGGTTGCCCAGGTGGGTACACGACTGCCGCTATCAGTAGGAGCATCCAGCAAAGTGCTGGTGGCTTATGCGTCTCCTTCGGACCAAGAAGAGCTGCTCAACTTGCCGAATTGGCCTGATGTGGTGGACAAGGAGCAGTACCGCCGTCAATTGGTTGAAATTGTGGAGAAGGGCTATGCGATAAGTATTGAGGAACGCGAGCCTGGCGCAGCGGCTGTATCCGTTCCGATTATAGACCGGAGCGGTAAAATTGCCGCGGCGCTGTCGATGTCAGGGCCGGTTAACCGTCTGTCTGCAGAGACGCTACGTGAATATGCCCCGGTGCTCAGGGAAGCGGCAAGAGAAATGGGCTTGATGATTTGA
- a CDS encoding GNAT family N-acetyltransferase: MHVRSFQLSDCNQVTELLQIALSEECYENTMEPFSRQLAWDSDLIMVAEEDGEIVGALIGTIERNSGCYYRIAIHPDYRRQGIGKALVEAMEQRFQSRKVSRILVAGDEHNAAAMPLYEAMGYGANKILTAFQKLSIVAQP, from the coding sequence ATGCATGTTCGTTCCTTTCAGTTGAGTGACTGTAACCAAGTAACTGAGCTTTTACAGATTGCTTTGTCGGAAGAATGCTACGAAAATACGATGGAACCTTTTTCCAGACAGCTTGCCTGGGATTCAGACCTGATTATGGTAGCAGAAGAAGATGGCGAAATTGTTGGTGCCTTGATTGGGACCATCGAACGCAATAGTGGGTGTTATTACCGCATTGCCATTCATCCCGATTACCGTAGACAAGGAATTGGAAAAGCCCTTGTCGAGGCTATGGAACAGCGGTTCCAATCCCGTAAGGTCAGCCGGATTCTCGTTGCCGGTGATGAACATAATGCAGCTGCGATGCCGTTGTATGAAGCGATGGGATACGGCGCAAATAAAATCCTGACAGCCTTCCAGAAGCTGAGCATAGTAGCTCAGCCGTAA
- the queG gene encoding tRNA epoxyqueuosine(34) reductase QueG: MTSRLGAYAPSSSVWEELKEELKRAAPSMGIDDIGFASADPFVSLKSILQKHRDKGYESGFEEPDLDKRVTPSLPGTTPASIIAIAVAYPSKMSNPPKSEPGKYRGIMARSAWGRDYHHVLREAMAKLEAFIRERVPDAVLESMVDTGALVDRAVSQRAGIGFSAKNCAIISPKYGSWIYLGEMVTSIPFPPDSPVTEDCGECTKCIDACPTGALVGPGQLNAQRCVSFLTQTKGFLDEEVMRKIGNRLYGCDTCQIVCPKNKGLNWTQHEELQPDPEKAKPLLLPILDMSNREFKETFGDTSAAWRGRKPIQRNAVIALGNFKDASAVPKLSEVLLKDPRPELRGTAAWALGRIGGEEALNNLEKGMKSEQDHKVRNMLTQALNKLQPETKAVAETEKQEGVQHSSQQSEEAGQDVQSPGTSSVNIAPKGVEPMAAPTIESDVLYYNEVHTPIGTLTVVASDLGLCLIEFGTFTVKEAVLQQWSRTWAGGVGYERNEERLADVTSQIKQYFEGTLKEFTIPLDMRGTQFQLQVWEALKEIPYGEICSYKDIADAIERPKAVRAVGGANNKNPVPIIVPCHRVIGMDGTLVGYGGGLEIKRSLLTLEGYLPDRKGL; the protein is encoded by the coding sequence ATGACTTCACGACTTGGAGCCTACGCTCCTTCGTCCTCCGTTTGGGAGGAATTGAAAGAAGAGCTGAAGCGGGCTGCGCCCAGCATGGGCATTGATGATATAGGGTTCGCTTCGGCAGACCCGTTTGTGTCGCTGAAATCGATTCTGCAAAAGCACCGGGATAAAGGGTATGAATCCGGGTTCGAAGAGCCTGATCTTGATAAAAGGGTCACTCCCTCACTACCGGGAACGACTCCAGCTTCGATCATTGCAATAGCTGTAGCCTATCCGTCCAAAATGAGCAATCCGCCCAAATCGGAGCCCGGTAAATATCGGGGGATTATGGCCCGCTCGGCTTGGGGTAGGGATTATCACCATGTGTTGCGGGAAGCGATGGCGAAGCTTGAGGCATTTATCCGTGAACGTGTTCCGGATGCAGTCCTTGAGAGCATGGTAGATACCGGAGCTTTGGTTGATAGAGCAGTTTCGCAACGGGCCGGAATCGGCTTCAGCGCTAAAAACTGTGCTATTATTTCTCCGAAATACGGTTCTTGGATTTACCTTGGTGAAATGGTAACCAGCATTCCTTTTCCGCCGGACTCACCGGTGACGGAAGACTGTGGAGAATGCACCAAATGTATTGATGCTTGCCCTACAGGTGCCCTCGTGGGACCGGGGCAGCTGAACGCACAGCGATGTGTATCTTTTCTTACTCAAACTAAAGGATTTCTGGATGAAGAAGTGATGCGCAAAATCGGTAACAGGCTGTATGGATGTGATACCTGTCAAATCGTCTGTCCTAAGAACAAAGGCTTGAACTGGACACAGCACGAGGAATTGCAGCCTGATCCCGAAAAGGCGAAGCCGCTTCTTCTCCCAATCCTTGATATGAGCAACCGCGAATTTAAAGAAACATTCGGCGATACTTCGGCAGCATGGCGCGGGAGGAAACCGATTCAGCGCAATGCCGTGATCGCCCTTGGCAACTTTAAAGACGCTTCGGCAGTACCGAAGCTCAGCGAGGTGCTGCTGAAAGATCCGCGTCCGGAGCTGCGGGGAACTGCCGCATGGGCTCTGGGCCGCATTGGAGGCGAAGAAGCTTTGAACAACTTAGAAAAAGGCATGAAATCGGAACAGGATCATAAAGTACGTAACATGCTGACACAAGCCTTGAATAAATTGCAGCCGGAGACTAAGGCAGTAGCAGAGACAGAGAAACAAGAAGGCGTCCAGCATTCCTCTCAACAATCGGAAGAAGCAGGACAGGATGTGCAGTCACCAGGCACCTCTTCGGTCAACATTGCACCGAAGGGAGTAGAACCTATGGCTGCTCCGACTATTGAAAGTGATGTTTTGTATTACAATGAGGTACACACGCCGATTGGAACATTGACGGTTGTAGCGTCTGATCTGGGGCTGTGTTTGATTGAGTTTGGCACCTTTACCGTCAAAGAGGCTGTGCTGCAGCAGTGGTCGCGGACCTGGGCTGGAGGTGTCGGATATGAGCGCAATGAAGAGCGTCTGGCTGACGTTACATCTCAGATAAAGCAGTATTTTGAGGGGACATTGAAGGAATTTACGATACCTCTCGATATGCGTGGAACGCAGTTCCAGCTGCAGGTATGGGAAGCCCTTAAGGAAATTCCTTACGGTGAAATCTGTTCATACAAAGATATTGCTGACGCCATAGAACGGCCGAAAGCGGTTCGTGCCGTCGGAGGTGCAAATAACAAAAATCCGGTTCCGATTATCGTTCCTTGCCATCGTGTAATTGGAATGGACGGCACGCTTGTGGGTTACGGCGGAGGACTGGAGATCAAACGATCTCTGCTTACGCTGGAAGGATATCTTCCGGATCGTAAAGGCCTTTAA
- the phnE gene encoding phosphonate ABC transporter, permease protein PhnE translates to MTKSWNEIVLKPKKNRYRWLIYVLLAAIYIWAFAGIPYTGIKETAGQITAAIMSGIFSPDWDYVYLPDGEDLLRGLLDTLAISILGTIISTVLCIPFAFWAAVNMSRSKWVSGSGKLVLSFIRTFPEIIMAILFIKAVGPGSFAGVLALGLHSVGMLGKLFADEVENMDKGPTEALIASGASRLQILWFAVIPQVLPGFLSYTLYRFEINLRSATILGVIGAGGIGTPLIFALSSRNWDRVGIILLGIIIMITVIDMISGAIRRKLV, encoded by the coding sequence ATGACGAAATCCTGGAATGAAATTGTACTGAAACCGAAAAAAAACCGTTATCGATGGCTTATCTATGTACTGCTTGCTGCAATTTACATTTGGGCCTTTGCCGGCATTCCGTATACGGGAATCAAAGAAACGGCAGGTCAAATTACAGCAGCGATTATGTCCGGCATCTTCTCGCCTGACTGGGATTACGTTTACTTGCCTGATGGCGAGGACTTGCTCCGAGGACTGCTGGACACACTGGCGATTTCTATCTTAGGCACTATCATTTCTACGGTGCTCTGTATTCCGTTCGCCTTCTGGGCCGCAGTCAATATGAGCCGGTCAAAGTGGGTGTCCGGATCGGGTAAGCTGGTTCTAAGCTTTATCCGAACCTTCCCGGAAATCATCATGGCAATCCTATTCATCAAGGCAGTGGGACCCGGATCCTTTGCAGGCGTGTTAGCCCTCGGACTACATTCCGTCGGGATGCTCGGGAAGCTGTTTGCCGACGAAGTGGAGAACATGGACAAGGGTCCCACAGAGGCGCTGATCGCCTCGGGAGCAAGCCGTCTGCAAATCCTTTGGTTTGCCGTCATCCCCCAAGTCCTGCCTGGTTTTTTGTCGTACACGTTATACCGGTTTGAGATTAATCTGCGCTCCGCAACGATTCTCGGTGTGATCGGCGCAGGGGGCATCGGAACTCCGTTGATCTTCGCATTGAGCTCCCGCAACTGGGACCGCGTCGGAATCATTTTGCTCGGAATCATCATTATGATTACCGTGATTGATATGATTTCCGGAGCAATTCGGAGGAAGCTGGTGTAG
- a CDS encoding YneF family protein — MNIVIPIITLIVGLVGGFFIGVFYLRKQLEKMQSDPQMLQKMAKQMGYNLNGKQMQKAQQMMKNQPASGKGQGRKRK, encoded by the coding sequence ATGAATATTGTTATTCCGATTATTACATTAATCGTGGGTCTGGTCGGCGGATTTTTTATCGGTGTGTTTTATCTCCGCAAACAGTTGGAGAAAATGCAAAGTGATCCGCAAATGCTGCAAAAGATGGCTAAACAGATGGGTTACAATCTGAACGGTAAACAAATGCAGAAAGCGCAGCAAATGATGAAAAACCAGCCTGCGTCGGGCAAAGGCCAAGGACGCAAGCGTAAATAA